Proteins from one Prosthecobacter sp. genomic window:
- a CDS encoding PQQ-binding-like beta-propeller repeat protein, which yields MKCLLLLLPLLCLTTHAADWPMWRFDAGRTAASDEKLPAKLQLEWERAYSPREQVWDDPLNHDLMPYDRVFEPVVLGNKLFIGFNDRDKVVALDLSTGAEAWSFFTGGPVRLPPVCWQGKVYFTSDDGHLYCVNADDGKAVWSFSGAPSARKALGNRRLISAWPARGGPVIRDGKVFFAASIWPFMGTFLYSLDAETGKVVWVNDGTGADFIKQPHSASSFAGVAPQGAMLATQDTLLVPGGRSVPAGFDLATGAMKYFHLNDGGKGNGGSFVASGDKHFYVHTRERGVRVYDLKTGVAGKSVMNEPVIDGSRLFDSDAEKVRELGTSEKVLWEVKADGSGDLIKAGDHLYVAGKSSLSAIVLAEKPSVAWTLAVKGEVRRLLAANGKLIAVTLDGRIQVYGEGKSIGRLESKPQKLAANAVPIAQTLLERAGDEGGHALIFGTEDRALIDALLAGSQMQLTVVEPDVEKVDALRREYDALGLYGTRITFHVGDALSFQEPPHFAHLVISPTAHLTAAYASVRPYGGVMLCRGAADASGLENGKVEKLGADLLITREGALPGAADWTHQYGDIGNTVKSDDNRVRAPLGVLWFGGSSNMDVLPRHGHGPPEQVVGGRLFIQGMHSVSARDVYTGRVIWKHDFKDLGTFGIYYNETYADTPLSTAYNQKHIPGANGRGTNYIATEDAVYVALKGECQMLDSRTGELKKTIKLRENAKDPAQWAFIGVMENLLIGGDDFAHFSLQFGTVKSRTSAPIEDLSASGGLAVLDRHSGKLLWRVKARHSFLHNGIVAGNGRIYCIDKLTAHAENLLERRGADLPKDYRVIALDAHTGKVLWEQEKDIFGTWLGYSKEHDVLLQAGAKASDRISSEVGDGMIAYEGKTGHVRWQDLKRVYTGPCILHNELILTGANSYTSSGGAFSLLTGEPHFVKNPLTGKMEPWRLNRTYGCNTIIASEHLLTYRSGAAGFYDLDSMSGTSNLGGFKSGCTSNLVVANGVLNAPDYTRTCTCAYQNQTSLALIHMPEMEMWSYSQFGLDGKQGDRILRAGINFGAPGNRRASDGTLWLEHPHAGSGNAPQLGVEGIDKEVTWFRRHSSQIDDAGKSQPWIAASGFIGEGEIIITPSLRRPLLVKPVKKTDDDDDDKPGSKKKTNAKAKPATPAVQEPLLKIDYPPLPHTVRLHFSDPDNLPPGDRIFNVMLQDKIVLENFDLAKEGGSVVREFKNIPSGAELRIKLQSAVGSKARPVLCGVEFAAE from the coding sequence TGCCTCACCACACATGCCGCCGACTGGCCGATGTGGCGTTTTGATGCGGGGCGCACGGCTGCTTCCGATGAAAAACTACCCGCGAAGCTCCAACTCGAATGGGAGCGTGCTTATTCGCCGCGCGAGCAAGTGTGGGATGATCCACTGAATCACGATCTGATGCCCTACGACCGCGTGTTTGAGCCAGTGGTGCTCGGAAACAAGCTGTTCATCGGTTTCAATGATCGCGACAAGGTCGTGGCGCTCGATTTGAGCACGGGTGCGGAGGCTTGGTCCTTTTTCACTGGCGGGCCGGTGCGACTGCCGCCGGTGTGCTGGCAGGGGAAAGTGTACTTCACCAGCGATGACGGGCATCTTTACTGCGTGAACGCTGACGATGGCAAAGCGGTGTGGTCCTTCAGCGGTGCGCCATCAGCGCGGAAGGCGCTGGGCAATCGCCGTCTCATCTCCGCATGGCCTGCGCGTGGTGGTCCGGTGATCCGCGATGGCAAGGTGTTCTTTGCCGCTAGCATCTGGCCCTTCATGGGCACGTTTCTTTATTCGCTGGATGCGGAAACGGGCAAAGTCGTGTGGGTGAACGACGGCACGGGTGCGGATTTCATCAAGCAACCGCACAGCGCGTCTTCCTTTGCCGGTGTGGCTCCGCAAGGGGCCATGCTGGCGACGCAAGACACGTTGCTCGTGCCGGGCGGACGCTCCGTGCCTGCGGGTTTCGATCTCGCGACGGGTGCCATGAAATACTTCCATCTGAACGATGGTGGCAAAGGCAATGGCGGCTCCTTTGTGGCCTCGGGCGACAAGCATTTCTACGTCCACACCCGCGAACGTGGTGTGCGTGTCTATGATCTGAAAACGGGTGTCGCAGGCAAATCGGTGATGAACGAGCCGGTTATCGATGGCAGTCGTCTCTTTGATTCCGACGCGGAAAAGGTGCGCGAACTCGGCACGAGCGAAAAAGTGCTCTGGGAAGTTAAAGCGGATGGCTCTGGCGATCTCATCAAGGCTGGCGATCACCTCTACGTCGCAGGCAAAAGCAGCCTCAGCGCCATCGTCTTGGCTGAGAAACCCAGCGTGGCATGGACTCTGGCAGTCAAAGGCGAGGTGCGCCGACTTCTCGCCGCGAATGGAAAGCTCATCGCGGTGACTCTGGATGGTCGCATTCAGGTGTATGGAGAAGGAAAGAGCATCGGACGCCTCGAATCAAAGCCACAGAAGCTCGCTGCTAATGCTGTGCCGATTGCACAGACCTTGCTGGAGAGAGCAGGAGACGAAGGTGGCCATGCGTTGATCTTCGGCACGGAGGATCGAGCCTTGATCGATGCACTGCTCGCCGGATCGCAGATGCAGCTCACCGTCGTCGAGCCAGATGTCGAGAAGGTGGATGCTTTGCGCCGTGAATACGACGCGCTCGGCCTTTACGGCACACGCATCACATTTCATGTGGGCGATGCGCTTTCCTTCCAGGAACCCCCTCACTTTGCGCATCTCGTCATCTCACCGACTGCGCATCTCACCGCCGCTTACGCCTCCGTGCGGCCCTATGGCGGTGTGATGCTCTGCCGAGGCGCGGCGGATGCGAGCGGGCTGGAGAATGGGAAGGTCGAAAAGCTCGGCGCAGACTTGCTCATCACCCGCGAAGGCGCACTGCCCGGTGCGGCGGACTGGACGCATCAGTATGGCGACATCGGCAACACCGTGAAGTCCGACGACAACCGCGTGCGTGCGCCGCTCGGCGTGCTGTGGTTCGGGGGTAGCTCAAACATGGACGTGCTTCCGCGTCATGGTCACGGCCCGCCTGAGCAGGTGGTGGGCGGACGCCTTTTCATCCAGGGCATGCACAGCGTCAGCGCGCGTGATGTTTATACCGGTCGCGTCATCTGGAAGCACGACTTCAAAGACCTCGGCACCTTCGGCATCTATTACAACGAGACCTACGCCGACACGCCGCTGAGCACGGCCTACAACCAAAAACACATCCCTGGCGCGAATGGTCGCGGCACGAACTACATCGCCACCGAGGACGCCGTCTATGTGGCGCTGAAAGGCGAGTGCCAGATGCTCGACTCACGCACCGGTGAGCTGAAAAAGACGATCAAACTGCGTGAGAATGCCAAAGATCCCGCGCAGTGGGCCTTCATCGGTGTGATGGAAAATCTGCTCATCGGTGGCGATGACTTCGCGCACTTTAGCCTTCAGTTTGGCACGGTGAAAAGCCGCACGAGCGCCCCCATCGAGGATCTTTCCGCCAGCGGAGGTCTCGCCGTGCTTGATCGCCATAGTGGAAAGCTGCTTTGGCGTGTGAAAGCGCGGCACAGCTTCCTGCACAACGGCATCGTCGCTGGCAACGGTCGCATCTACTGCATCGACAAGCTCACCGCTCATGCCGAGAACCTGCTGGAGCGGCGCGGCGCTGATCTGCCGAAAGATTACCGCGTCATCGCCCTCGATGCGCACACGGGAAAAGTGCTGTGGGAGCAGGAGAAGGACATCTTTGGCACCTGGCTCGGTTACTCCAAGGAGCATGATGTTTTGCTGCAAGCCGGAGCCAAGGCGAGTGATCGCATCTCATCGGAAGTCGGCGATGGCATGATCGCTTATGAGGGCAAAACAGGCCACGTGCGCTGGCAGGATCTGAAGCGCGTTTATACCGGCCCCTGCATCCTGCATAACGAACTCATCCTCACCGGCGCGAACTCCTACACCAGCTCCGGTGGCGCTTTCAGCCTGCTCACCGGCGAGCCGCATTTCGTGAAAAACCCGCTCACCGGCAAGATGGAGCCGTGGCGGCTGAACCGCACCTATGGCTGCAACACCATCATCGCCAGCGAGCACCTGCTCACCTACCGCAGCGGCGCGGCGGGCTTCTACGATCTCGACAGCATGAGCGGCACCTCGAACCTCGGCGGCTTCAAATCCGGCTGCACCTCCAACCTCGTCGTGGCGAATGGCGTGCTCAATGCGCCCGACTACACCCGCACCTGCACCTGCGCGTATCAGAACCAGACCTCGCTCGCGCTCATTCACATGCCCGAGATGGAGATGTGGAGCTACAGTCAGTTCGGACTCGATGGCAAACAAGGCGACCGCATCCTGCGCGCTGGTATCAACTTCGGCGCTCCCGGAAATCGCCGTGCATCCGACGGCACTCTCTGGCTGGAGCATCCACACGCCGGCAGCGGCAATGCACCGCAGCTCGGCGTCGAAGGCATCGACAAAGAGGTGACGTGGTTCCGCCGTCACAGCTCGCAAATCGATGATGCTGGCAAAAGCCAGCCATGGATCGCCGCCTCCGGCTTCATCGGCGAAGGGGAGATCATCATCACACCATCGCTCCGCAGACCACTGCTCGTGAAGCCCGTCAAAAAAACCGACGACGATGACGACGACAAGCCAGGCAGCAAAAAGAAAACAAATGCCAAGGCCAAACCTGCCACGCCAGCCGTGCAGGAGCCGCTGCTCAAGATCGACTATCCGCCTCTCCCGCACACCGTCCGTCTGCACTTCAGCGATCCCGACAACCTCCCTCCCGGCGACCGCATTTTCAATGTCATGCTGCAAGACAAAATCGTGCTGGAGAACTTCGACCTCGCCAAAGAAGGCGGCAGCGTCGTGCGCGAGTTCAAGAACATCCCCAGCGGCGCAGAGCTGCGCATCAAGCTCCAATCCGCCGTAGGCTCCAAGGCCCGGCCCGTGTTGTGCGGCGTGGAGTTTGCCGCTGAATAG